The Azospirillum baldaniorum genome segment CGAAGAGGATTTCGAGACGGCGCGGATTCTCGCTGTCCGCGCCATGGATCGGATCGACGCCAATGGATTGTTGCCGAATCCGGAGAATTTCACCCTCTGGTACGCCTATTTTGGCGGTCAGAATCCGGACCTGACGCGCGCCATCGAGCTGGCTCAGCGTGACGGTGCCACGCTGTCGCAAAGCCATTGCGACGAGCTGTACAAACGCTTCTTCACGCTGGATGCCGAGGCCCAGGCCATCCGCGAGACGTCGGAACGGGCGCGCGTCGCCTTGGGCCGCATCCTCGACCAGCTGGGCAGCGTCGGTTCGGAGACCGACCGCTACGGGCAGGCGCTGGCCGGCTTCCGGGGCGAGCTGGACCAGCCGATGAGCTTGGCCGAGCTGCGCGCCATGGTGGCAGCCATCGCGGCGGAGACCACCGCCATCGCCGATCGCCAGACCCGCTTGCAGAGCCAGCTTCTCGAATCCAGCCAGCAATTGGCCGAGCTGCGCGTCGTCCTGGATTCGGCGCGGCGGGAGGCGATGACTGACGGGCTGACCGGAATCGCCAACCGGCGCGGCTTCGATCTGGCGCTGGTCTCCGCCGCGGAGGATGCGGCGCAGACCGGATTGCCGATGACGCTGCTGATGGTGGACATCGACCATTTCAAGCGCTTCAACGACACCCACGGCCATCTCGTCGGCGACCATGTGCTGAAACTGGTCGCCAAGGTTTTGACCGAAGGGGTGAAGGGGCGCGACACCGTCGCCCGCTACGGCGGGGAGGAGTTCAGCGTCATCCTGCCGCACACCGCGCTTGCCAACGCCATCAAGCTGGCCGAGCAGCTTCGCGCCTCCGTGGGGTCGCGGCAGATCATCAACCGGACGCGCAACGCCACCTACGGTTCGGTCACCCTGTCGGTCGGGGCGGCCGAATACCGCCCCGGCGAGGACCTGCTGGCTCTGATGCGCCGCGCCGACGAGGCGCTCTACACCGCCAAGCGCGGCGGGCGCAACCGCGTCTGCGCGGAGGCCACGGTGACGGGCTGAGCGCCAGCCGTCAGTCCCGATGCATCAGCCGCCGCCGGTCAGGCGTCGGACCGCGGCGTCGGTTTCGTCCACCAGCCGCGCCATAAGCTCCGCCGCCGTCTGCCTCCGCGCCAGACGGACCCCTTGTCCGGCCCACAACGACAGGAACTCCGCCCGCCCCTGCTGAGCGGCGGCGGTGCGCATCGGGCGGGTCAGCGCGTTCTGAAGGGGGAAGGGCAGGGCGTCACCGTCCGCGATGTCCTCCATGACCCGGTTCACGATCCCGCGCGCCGGGCGGCCCGAGAAGGCGCGGGTCACCCGCGTCTCGGTCTCGCGGGCATCGAGGATCGCCCGCTTGTGCGCCTCGGGGATGCCGGCCTCCACGCAGGTCAGGAAGGCGGTGCCCATCTGCACAGCGGTGGCGCCCAGCGCCAGCGCCGCCGCGATGCCGCGCCCGTCCATGATGCCGCCGGAGGCCAGCACCGGCAGGGTCACCGCGTCCACCACCTGCGGAACCAGCGCCATGGTGCCGACCAGTCCGGCGGCGAAGTCCACCTCGCCCGGGCCCGTGGCGAAGCTGCCGCGGTGCCCACCGGCCTCGGCCCCCTGGGCGATCACGGCGTCCATGCCGGCCCGCTCCAGCGCAATGGCTTCCTCGACGTCGGTCGCCGTACCGATCAGGAGCATGCCCCGTGCCTTGATGGCGGCCAGCGCGTCGGCGGGCGGAATGCCGAAGGTGAAGCTGAAGGCCGAGGCCCCGCAGTCCAGCGCCGCCGCCAATTGGGCGGCGAAGCCATCGGCTCCCAGGACCGGTGTCCCGGGAGTGGGCAGGCCGAGATCGGCGTGGTAGCGCGCGATGGCGGCGACCGCCGCGTCCATCCTCCCGGCATCCGGTGCCTCGGGCGCGGGCAGGGGGACGAACAGGTTGATCCCGAAGGGGCGGGCGGTGCGGGCGCGGATCGCCCGCGCCCGTTCGGCGATCTGGTCCGGGGACAGATAGGCCGCCCCGACGAAGCCGATGCCGCCCGCCTCGCCCACCGCGGCGACGAGGTCCGCCGTGTCGGCGCCCCCGGCCATCGGGGCCTGGACGATGGGGTTGGACAGGCCCAGGCGCTGGGTCAGACTGGTGTGAACCGGCATCGCGCCGCCCTCCGCTTTCGGTGATCCGCGGAGGGAGGCTAGGGCAGTCCGACCATCGTGAAAAATGATTTGTTCAGATGGGACGGATCATGTCCGGTGATGGGAGGCCGTGGCCACGTCACGCCGCGCGCAGCCACACCGCCGTGTCGTGGAAGGCGGCCCCGCCCGCCGGCGGGAT includes the following:
- a CDS encoding GGDEF domain-containing protein, whose protein sequence is MAGEEDFETARILAVRAMDRIDANGLLPNPENFTLWYAYFGGQNPDLTRAIELAQRDGATLSQSHCDELYKRFFTLDAEAQAIRETSERARVALGRILDQLGSVGSETDRYGQALAGFRGELDQPMSLAELRAMVAAIAAETTAIADRQTRLQSQLLESSQQLAELRVVLDSARREAMTDGLTGIANRRGFDLALVSAAEDAAQTGLPMTLLMVDIDHFKRFNDTHGHLVGDHVLKLVAKVLTEGVKGRDTVARYGGEEFSVILPHTALANAIKLAEQLRASVGSRQIINRTRNATYGSVTLSVGAAEYRPGEDLLALMRRADEALYTAKRGGRNRVCAEATVTG
- a CDS encoding NAD(P)H-dependent flavin oxidoreductase codes for the protein MPVHTSLTQRLGLSNPIVQAPMAGGADTADLVAAVGEAGGIGFVGAAYLSPDQIAERARAIRARTARPFGINLFVPLPAPEAPDAGRMDAAVAAIARYHADLGLPTPGTPVLGADGFAAQLAAALDCGASAFSFTFGIPPADALAAIKARGMLLIGTATDVEEAIALERAGMDAVIAQGAEAGGHRGSFATGPGEVDFAAGLVGTMALVPQVVDAVTLPVLASGGIMDGRGIAAALALGATAVQMGTAFLTCVEAGIPEAHKRAILDARETETRVTRAFSGRPARGIVNRVMEDIADGDALPFPLQNALTRPMRTAAAQQGRAEFLSLWAGQGVRLARRQTAAELMARLVDETDAAVRRLTGGG